GACAGTAGAAATGTGTTGTTCGATGGTCTTAAGAAATTACAGAATCTTATTTTGACTCAGAAACTTGAAATTAAGAACAGGGGATATCTTTCCAAAAACAGGGAGCAATTCAACTTTGAAATTGACGAGGTCGAATTATTGTTCGGTCGGCTCAGCCAGATTCTTAATTCGGATTACAGTGATAAAGCTCTTCTCGAATATTATAACTTCGGAAGGAACTACCTGAAAGTTTTTGATTATGTATTGAAACTCTACAGCGATAAAAAATCTGAAAAAGGATATCTCGATTTTGAAGATATTCTTCTGCTTACTCGGAAGATTATAGACAGGGAGGATGTTAAGGAATACCTCCGAATTCGGTATAAGTTTATTATGATTGATGAATACCAGGATACTAATGACATACAATACAGAATATTTATGCCGATTCTTGATAATCTTAAGCATGGAAATTTGTTTGTCGTTGGAGATGAGAAACAGAGTATCTATATGTTCCGGGATGCCGATCTGGCTGTCTTCAATAAAACGAAGGACGATATTGCGGGGCTTGACGAAAATGGAAGACTTCTGCTTCTGCCTCACAGTTTCAGAATGACTCCTGAACTGGTTCTCTTTACTAATAAATTATTCAGCCAGCTCTTCAGCGGAGCCGATCCGCTCCTTAATGAGGTCGGTTATAATGATTTAATTTATGCTAAGGAAGAAATTGAAAAGGGTGAAGTCAATTTCTTAATTGCCCGCGAGCCGGATTCGTTTACTGAAGCAGAACTGGTTGCATCCAAGATTCTGGAAATTGTTTCATCGGGAATCGTTAAGCTGAATGAAATCGGAATACTCTGCCGCAAAAGATCGATGTTCCAGGACCTCGAAGAAGTATTTGTAAGAAAGAATATCCCTTATACCGTCCTCGGCGGGAAGGGATTTTACCAGAAACAATCGATCTCGGATCTTTATAATTATCTCACTTTTCTTGTTAATCCTGATGATGATGCCGCACTTCTCGGGATCTTAAGATCACCTTTCTATAACTTTTCGGATCCTAAACTGTTCGAAATCTCCTTGATGGACGGAAAGAATCTTTTTGAAAAATTGAAATCATTTTCTGTGAAAGATGTTCAATCTAAAAACTCTGTAATAAGTCTCAACAGTCACCTGGCCCTCTCAGTCTCTTCCGAAATCTTTATACTTATCCGGAGAATTCTATCCGACCGGGGTTACTGGTCAGTTGTAAGTTCTAAAAGGAATTCTACTCAGGAGCTGGCAAACCTTAATAAACTGATTTCTATCGCCAGAGATTTTCATAGTAAGAGTTTTAAAAATTTGTACGACTTTACACTTTATCTCCGGGACGCAATTGATTCGATGCAGGATGAGGGTCAGGCCCAGATAGCTAAAGATTCAGAAACAGTTAAGCTCCTTACTATTCATCAGTCCAAAGGCCTCGAATATAAAGCGGTTTTCCTTTACGGTTGCAACGATTCAGCTAAAGAGAATTTGATCAGGTCGCGCTCAATGGGTATCGATAAGGAATTCGGTTTCCCGGTTAAAGTTTTTTTGGACGGAAATTATTTCGCCGGCGCCGTTACTCCTGCGGTTGTCTCACTCTACAATTATATCCATCAGCAGAAAAACAACGCTGAGATAAAACGGCTTTTATATGTCGCGGTTACCCGTGCCATGAATTATCTTTTCATCTCTTCGACCTTGAATAAAAACCCATCCGGCGGTTCATTTCTTGAAATGTTCAGGGCGGGATTGAATATTAATTTTGAGAACCGGCAGCTGCTGTTGTCAGGTGATGTTCTATTTATGATCAAGAAAAATGAGAGCTTCAACTTTCAAAAAAATACTATATCAACAGAAATAGGGCTCGCTTCTGAATTTAAAGAACTGCCGCCTCTAAAAACCGGTGAGACTGAAAACACCGGAAAGAAAATATTGCTGCAGAAAATCTCGGATAGGCCAAAGAAAGAGATTATTTCGGCAACAAAAATATCTATGTTTACACAGTGCCCCGTTAAGTATGAATTGACGTATGAACTCGGCTATCCGACTGTTTATAATATGTTAAAAAAATACTCTGCGAATGAATACGAATTTAATTCAAAAGAGGATGAAGAATTAAAACAATATGCGGAAATTAAAGGTAGAATTATCCATTCCCTGTTGAGTGAAAACGTTGAGAGAGCCAATATCGATGTTGTATTGGGAAAATATATGGCATCGGAATCGATTAACAATCCCGAACAGATCCTTAAACTTAGAAAGTCTGTTTCAGATACTTTGAATAGATTTTTTGACTCAAGGATATTTAAGGAAATTCTGAACTTTACCGATTTCAGAAATGAATTCGAAATCTATGCTGAAGAAGGGGATAACTTCCTCTACGGAATTGTTGACCGTCTGATTATTGAAAAAGAGAGATTGTTGATAATTGATTATAAAACCGATGATATTGATAAAGAAATGATAGAAAACCGGGCCGCAGATTATTATCAGCAATTGAATTTCTATGCTTACATTCTCTCTAAATTTTTTACAGAACAGAAATATTTCGATCTTCAGCTGGTTTTCCTGAAATATCCGGATCAGACAGTGATTAAAAGAATTGATAGAAACGACCTAATGAAATACCGGAACGGCCTTGTAAGTTCAATTAATAACATTCAGGATAAATATTATAAACCCAATCTGGATCATTGCGGAAAATGCCACTTCTCCTTAGAAGAGAATAAGTGTGTTAAATTAATTGCCTCGGGAGTTAATCAGGAATGGTAATTCACGGATCATTAATGAAAAAAATAAATATTGCTTTTATTCTATTGTCTTTGGTTCTGTTTGTTAAATGCACAACGATAAATCTGCCGTTATATGAAATCCCTCCCGACTGGAAGGATGAAACTGTTAGAACAAAAACCATATCGGATTACTCAAAGTACCTGTACGGGAAAAAGATTTTTCTGGATCCCGGACACGGTGGCGAAGACAGAAGAAATAAAAGCCGTTCGGGCGATGTTGTTGAAGCAGATGTAAATCTAAGTGTAGCACTTTTTCTGAAGGATTATCTTAATTCTGCAGGTGTTCAAGTATTCTTATCGCGTGATAAGGACGAAACCGTTCAGCTCGCCCGCCGTTCTGAATTGGCCGATTCAAGCGGTGCCGATCTCTTCATCAGTATTCATCATAACGCTCCCGCAAAATGGGAGGACGACTGGACCAATTACACTTCAACGTATTATCACGCTAAGGAGACCGATTACGAATATGAACCGTGCGAGCGGGATCTCGCCCGCTACATCCAGAGGGATCTCTCTTACGTTATGAGAAATCCTGGCGGACTCGGATCATTCGACGGAACCTATTCGGATTATCTGATCTATCCGGGTGAAGGGTTTTCTGTTCTGCGAAGGACTAAGATACCATCAGTTCTTGTTGAATGCGCATTCCACACTAACCGTCTGGAAGAGCTCAGACTGAATGATGAAACATTTAACAGAATTCAGGCGTGGGGAATTTTTAGAGGTATTGCAAAGTATTTTCGGGCCGGTATTCCTTCAATCGAATTTTTGCCGGACAGTTCTGTAAATTATGAGAGCGGGTCTCAGCTCCTTTTTCTGCTTAAAGATTCTACGGGTATTAATCCGAGGTCCATCTTTGTTTATCTGGACAGGAATGAAATAAAATTCGATTATGACGAGAAAAACCGGCTGCTGAGAATTGATGCAGGCAATTTAAACGATCAGGAAAAAAATCTGAGAATAATCTGTGCAAATAAAAACGGGAACCATTCATTACCTTTTCACCGCAAAATTGTAATGATTGATTCCCGTCCGGAATTAATTAAACTAGATTGATCAGGCTGCCTGCTTTTTCTTATCAATTCGTTCAGTAACAATTTTATAAATGAACAAAGCGATTGCGGCAACCAATCCGATCGCAAGGAAATAATACCAGATCAGGTGTGCATCCTGGTAGTAGGCCGCACGCTCTATTTCGGTTAACCCTGCGGGTAATGTCTTGGGATCGGGACAGTAATTATCAAGCAGAAATCCCGACATAATAAAACCGGTTAGCGCCGAGAAAAAAGAATGAAGGTGGCTGAATCCCAGATAAACACCTTCTTCACCTTTTGGTGCTTGCAGTGAAAAATATTCTAGAAACCTAGGCGAAATAAAACACTCCGCCAGTCCCTGAATCCCAATTCCCAGTATCATCATCACTGTTAGCGGGTGAAGGGCAAACCATCCGAATATTGAAACTGCATCCCCGGTTATACCTTCGAGTGTTTGGCTTCCGGCCATCGCCAGAGCTGAGAAAGGCATCAGAAGCATTCCAACCAGCATTGATGTTACCGCTTTTTTATTCTTCATTAACTGTGTAATCAGTACTACAAACAATACAACTACAAGCGGATTAACATTTGCGAGCCATTCCGGACGTGCATCGTCACCCAACAGTCGTATTACATATTTAGGCATTGTTGCATATAGCTGATGCTGAATTATCCAGAATCCGGTTACAATCAGTATTAATATAATTAGCCTTGGCGTTGAGAAGATCTTCTTTAGAGAAGTCAATACATCATTAATAGTTTTACTCTTATGCCCGGTATCAACCTGCTTGAAAAAAAAGATCGCAAATAGAAGCGCAATAAAAGACATTGCCGCAGAAAAGAAATTGACATATTCTAATCCTAAACCCTGTCTTATAAAAGGAACGAAAGTTTTTCCGCTGAATGAACCGATATTGACAACCCAATAGAAAAGAGCATATCCCCGTGCGCGGTTGTCTTCGTTGGTTGTCTTTGCCACTGTCCCGGTTATTAACGGTTTAATAAATGAACCGCCGATCATCGAGATGATTAAGAAAAGAATGACAAGCATTTTGGAATGCCAGACGCCTAAAAGAAAATATCCGATTGTTAAAAGTGAAAAGGCCAGAATAAGTCCGTTCTTAAATCCTATCTTATCGCTTATCGCGCCTACAAATGGAGGAAGAAAATACAATCCTGCAAAGAAAATACCGGCTACAATTCCGGTCTCTTTGTCGTTGAACCCGACTATGTCGGTAAGGTATAAAGTCAGCACAATAAAAAATCCGTAATAAGCAGCGCGTTCAAACAACTCCATTAAATTTGCGAGCCAGAAATCCTTTGGAAATCTCCATGTCTGTTTGCCTGACGTTTTGTTTTCTGTTGAAGTCATATTATTCCCGGTTATGAAAAAGTTGGCGAAAATTAGAAAAATTTGGACTCACTTAAAACTGTATCGATATTTTTGTATGTTTGCACGGTTAGCTGTTTATAAAAAAAAATAAAATAATACCGGACAGATCAATGAAAATCTATTCTAAAAAAGAATTGAATCAGTATTCTCTTTCACTTACTTACGACGATATAAGTCTTATCCCGCTAGAGATATCCCAGGTTAAAACAAGGAACGAAATAAACACACGGACAACCGTTGCAGGTGTTGAAGTTTCTGTGCCTGTTATTTCCAGCCCGATGGATACTGTAACTGGAATTGAGATGGCAAAAGAACTATCTAATCTTGGATGCATTGGGATACTCAACCGTTTTAATTCTTCTCTTTCGGAACTGGTCGGCAGCGGTAATTTGATTGAGGGTATTAAAGCTGTCTCAATTAGCCTTACTGCAGAGGACTCAATTATTGCACCCCTGGCTGAAAGGGGAATAATTATCTGTATTGATACTGCTAACGCAAATAATGCATTCGTATTAAGGAAATGTGAAGAAATTAAATCCAGGTATAACTCTAAAGTAATTGTCGGAAATATTGCGCACGGATCTACACTTAAACAGCTTGTAGATGCCGGTGCTGATGCCGTAAGAATAGGTATCGGAGGCGGAAGCGTTTGTACAACATCTGTTCAGACGGGAATCGGAATTGGACAGGTATCATCCCTGCTCGATGTTTATTTTACAAAACTTGAACAGAAACTCGATATAGTACTTATTGCTGACGGGGGAATTAAGAGCCCCGGAGATGTTGCAAAAGCTCTTGCTTGCGGAGCAGATGTTGTTATGCTCGGAAGAATGCTGGCCGGTACTAAGGAGACTCCGGGTGAGGTGATAAAATATAATGACCAGTTGTGGAAGAAATACAGAGGTTCTGCATCCTTCGGTGTTAAAATGAAAAATGAATTTATTGAAGGGGAGGAAACTCTTGTCCCATATAAGGGAGCTGTAAAAAATGTTATCAACGGTATCTCGGACGGTCTTAGAAGCGCAATGAGTTATCTGAATTGCAATTCGTTAAAAGAACTGAATAATATAGATAGCTTTGCTGTTCTTAGCACAAGTTCCTACCTCGAAAGGTTGCCGCGTAAATAAAATAATCTTAAAAAATGGGGGACTTCCTATTAAGTCCTCCTGATTTGAAAACCGGTCAACCATTCTCTATATTTGCCCATTAATTTAGTAGACAAATTGCGAAGAAATTCTCTTTGAACAATATAAAAATTACACATCTGCCAAACGGTATAACCGTCATTTCTGAAAAAATTACTCATGTAAAATCCTTCTCTCTAGGATTCTGGTTTAATGTCGGTTCCCGTGATGAGAATTTTAATAATAACGGTATTAGTCATTTCCTCGAACATATGTTTTTTAAAGGAACCCGTAAAAGGAGTGCCAGAAAAATTGCTGAGGATATCGAATCACTCGGCGGTTACCTGAATGCTTTTACCTCAAAAGAACATACCTGTTTTTACGGCCGGGGTCTTATTGAGCATATTGAACAGACTTTCGAAGTTCTTGCTGATATGATCCAGAACTCTGTTTTTAGTCCTAAAGAAATTGTAAGGGAATCCGGAGTCGTAATTGATGAATTGTATGATATAGAGGATTCGCCTGACGAGTTGATATTCGACAAATTCGAGAATAATGTGTTTAACGGAAATTCGCTTGCTATGCCTATAATTGGAACCGAAAAAAATCTCAGATCTTTCAAACAGAAGGATCTTAAAAAGTATGTGAATGAAAATTACACTCTCGAAAATCTTTTTATTGTCGCATCCGGAAATATTAACCACAGCAAACTTCTTTCTTTTGTTAATAAGTATGTTGAGCATAAATCCCAATCATCCCGTCCGGAAATTAGAGATGTAAAACTGAATCCCTGTTCCGATCTTTTTGTTGAGAAAGATACTCAGCAGGTCCATTACATTATCGGAAAAACCACTTACGGAACAAAGGATAAAAAACGGATCGGCGTTAATCTACTTTCTCATATACTCGGCGAAGGGAGCAGCTCGCGGCTTTTCCAGAAAATAAGAGAGGAGAATGGAATTGCCTACCAGGTTAATTCATTTCTAAATTCGTTCTATGATATTTCGACTTTCGGTGTATATCTTTCAACGAACGAAAAGTCAGTCTATAAAGCTCAAAAACTTATTCTGGAAGAATTTAATAAAATTAAAAGCAGGAAAGTAAGCGATACTGAGCTTAGTCGTGCAAAAGAATATTTAATTGGAAATATGCTTATGAGTCTGGAAAGCACTACCAATAGAATGCTGAGAATTGCCCAGTCAGTAATCTATTTTAACAAAGTGAAAAGTGTTGAAGAGACGATTCGCAAAATTAATGCGGTTTCGGCAGAAGAAATCAGGGATCTTTCCAATGAAATTTTTGAAAATGGAACAATGACAAGAGTAATTTTATCTCCGAAAAATTTACTCCTTCAACGAGTCGC
This window of the Melioribacteraceae bacterium genome carries:
- a CDS encoding UvrD-helicase domain-containing protein, with translation MKKSITPFQKDALDFSSNIILTANAGSGKTFVLSKRFVEILLQENVEVENIVAITFTDKAAGELNKKIAGEIEERIKETSDLKELSKLENARRQLVSANISTIHSFCIGILKEFSPEAGIDANFIPVDQSTSDELILLSIDESLNQLINNPYCSEALKYLIRFFGSKLSLIENIQHGIEQRKIIEQNARALYDKPAEDFVSMLNSLFDRYYDHFFRASVQKALKSISAINSHALKLKPENQIALDVLSILKTLVNTDSRNVLFDGLKKLQNLILTQKLEIKNRGYLSKNREQFNFEIDEVELLFGRLSQILNSDYSDKALLEYYNFGRNYLKVFDYVLKLYSDKKSEKGYLDFEDILLLTRKIIDREDVKEYLRIRYKFIMIDEYQDTNDIQYRIFMPILDNLKHGNLFVVGDEKQSIYMFRDADLAVFNKTKDDIAGLDENGRLLLLPHSFRMTPELVLFTNKLFSQLFSGADPLLNEVGYNDLIYAKEEIEKGEVNFLIAREPDSFTEAELVASKILEIVSSGIVKLNEIGILCRKRSMFQDLEEVFVRKNIPYTVLGGKGFYQKQSISDLYNYLTFLVNPDDDAALLGILRSPFYNFSDPKLFEISLMDGKNLFEKLKSFSVKDVQSKNSVISLNSHLALSVSSEIFILIRRILSDRGYWSVVSSKRNSTQELANLNKLISIARDFHSKSFKNLYDFTLYLRDAIDSMQDEGQAQIAKDSETVKLLTIHQSKGLEYKAVFLYGCNDSAKENLIRSRSMGIDKEFGFPVKVFLDGNYFAGAVTPAVVSLYNYIHQQKNNAEIKRLLYVAVTRAMNYLFISSTLNKNPSGGSFLEMFRAGLNINFENRQLLLSGDVLFMIKKNESFNFQKNTISTEIGLASEFKELPPLKTGETENTGKKILLQKISDRPKKEIISATKISMFTQCPVKYELTYELGYPTVYNMLKKYSANEYEFNSKEDEELKQYAEIKGRIIHSLLSENVERANIDVVLGKYMASESINNPEQILKLRKSVSDTLNRFFDSRIFKEILNFTDFRNEFEIYAEEGDNFLYGIVDRLIIEKERLLIIDYKTDDIDKEMIENRAADYYQQLNFYAYILSKFFTEQKYFDLQLVFLKYPDQTVIKRIDRNDLMKYRNGLVSSINNIQDKYYKPNLDHCGKCHFSLEENKCVKLIASGVNQEW
- a CDS encoding N-acetylmuramoyl-L-alanine amidase, translating into MKKINIAFILLSLVLFVKCTTINLPLYEIPPDWKDETVRTKTISDYSKYLYGKKIFLDPGHGGEDRRNKSRSGDVVEADVNLSVALFLKDYLNSAGVQVFLSRDKDETVQLARRSELADSSGADLFISIHHNAPAKWEDDWTNYTSTYYHAKETDYEYEPCERDLARYIQRDLSYVMRNPGGLGSFDGTYSDYLIYPGEGFSVLRRTKIPSVLVECAFHTNRLEELRLNDETFNRIQAWGIFRGIAKYFRAGIPSIEFLPDSSVNYESGSQLLFLLKDSTGINPRSIFVYLDRNEIKFDYDEKNRLLRIDAGNLNDQEKNLRIICANKNGNHSLPFHRKIVMIDSRPELIKLD
- a CDS encoding MFS transporter is translated as MTSTENKTSGKQTWRFPKDFWLANLMELFERAAYYGFFIVLTLYLTDIVGFNDKETGIVAGIFFAGLYFLPPFVGAISDKIGFKNGLILAFSLLTIGYFLLGVWHSKMLVILFLIISMIGGSFIKPLITGTVAKTTNEDNRARGYALFYWVVNIGSFSGKTFVPFIRQGLGLEYVNFFSAAMSFIALLFAIFFFKQVDTGHKSKTINDVLTSLKKIFSTPRLIILILIVTGFWIIQHQLYATMPKYVIRLLGDDARPEWLANVNPLVVVLFVVLITQLMKNKKAVTSMLVGMLLMPFSALAMAGSQTLEGITGDAVSIFGWFALHPLTVMMILGIGIQGLAECFISPRFLEYFSLQAPKGEEGVYLGFSHLHSFFSALTGFIMSGFLLDNYCPDPKTLPAGLTEIERAAYYQDAHLIWYYFLAIGLVAAIALFIYKIVTERIDKKKQAA
- a CDS encoding guanosine monophosphate reductase encodes the protein MKIYSKKELNQYSLSLTYDDISLIPLEISQVKTRNEINTRTTVAGVEVSVPVISSPMDTVTGIEMAKELSNLGCIGILNRFNSSLSELVGSGNLIEGIKAVSISLTAEDSIIAPLAERGIIICIDTANANNAFVLRKCEEIKSRYNSKVIVGNIAHGSTLKQLVDAGADAVRIGIGGGSVCTTSVQTGIGIGQVSSLLDVYFTKLEQKLDIVLIADGGIKSPGDVAKALACGADVVMLGRMLAGTKETPGEVIKYNDQLWKKYRGSASFGVKMKNEFIEGEETLVPYKGAVKNVINGISDGLRSAMSYLNCNSLKELNNIDSFAVLSTSSYLERLPRK
- a CDS encoding pitrilysin family protein: MNNIKITHLPNGITVISEKITHVKSFSLGFWFNVGSRDENFNNNGISHFLEHMFFKGTRKRSARKIAEDIESLGGYLNAFTSKEHTCFYGRGLIEHIEQTFEVLADMIQNSVFSPKEIVRESGVVIDELYDIEDSPDELIFDKFENNVFNGNSLAMPIIGTEKNLRSFKQKDLKKYVNENYTLENLFIVASGNINHSKLLSFVNKYVEHKSQSSRPEIRDVKLNPCSDLFVEKDTQQVHYIIGKTTYGTKDKKRIGVNLLSHILGEGSSSRLFQKIREENGIAYQVNSFLNSFYDISTFGVYLSTNEKSVYKAQKLILEEFNKIKSRKVSDTELSRAKEYLIGNMLMSLESTTNRMLRIAQSVIYFNKVKSVEETIRKINAVSAEEIRDLSNEIFENGTMTRVILSPKNLLLQRVA